The following is a genomic window from Oncorhynchus kisutch isolate 150728-3 linkage group LG6, Okis_V2, whole genome shotgun sequence.
CCGTACATGCACTCTGCTACCACAGTGATGCTGACCCTGTCTTTTAAGGCCGAGCTTGGCCCTGGAAAGACTGTGGTTGTCTCTGGTGGCCCTGGTTCCTGAGCAGCAGCAGGCGCAGACTCTGGGACTCTGTCCCCTGTGGTTTGAAGGGACACTGATTCCTGAGTAGCTTCTGAGTTGGGAGGCTTTTTTGAGTATTTCACCCTGACTATTTGTTCTATGTTGTGGGGTGATATGTTTTTATCTTGGGATGAAACAGCTGGAGTAAGGTGATCTGTGAGTGTTTTGGTGCTCTCTGAGTTCCTCTGTCTGGACCCTGAGGAAGATGAATAATGGCCTTGATCAGTGTCTATTAAAGAGGGATTTGGTTGTATTTCTATAGGCTCAAACAGCTGTGTTGTCAGATCTGACAGATCTTTTAACAAAGACCATTTTTCAgggagtgatgaagtgctgctcATCTTTCGTGACATCTTCCTTGGAGATTTAGGTGAGGGGCAAAAGTCAGGTACAACTTGCTGGGATGTGTCACAGGTTTTCTTGGCTGGGGGAAGGAATGAATGTTCAAGGTGTATGTTTTGTGTGACAGCAGGGCAGTCTTGGGATGTGGATTGAAGTATCACCTGAAGTTGAGCTTGCTCTTGTTGCAGTGCTGAGTTCTCTGTGAGCAACATGGGGGATGGATTGATGTCTTTTGACTCAGAAATCAATGACTCCTCTGTGTTACTTTGAGGGTCTACAGATGTATTTGGCACCAGAGGTTCCATCTCTTCTGTCATTGTTTTGGAGGATATAACTGAGAGGTAATCTGTATTCTGAACAAATTGTATTTTTACTGTATCAACTGTTAACACCACCACCTCTTctacctcttcctcatcctccagAGATCCCAGGTCAAGCTCTGCTTTCTCTAACACTTCCTGTTCCTCTTGCTTTCCAGTTGCATGCACATCAATCGGATGCGATGATTCTTCCTTTTGAACGATAACCTCTTCACTGTGGCACAGACTGTCAGTGAAGTGTGTCATCATTGAGTCATTGTCTTTATCTTCTTTTAGACCCACAGAAGGGTACTGGGGTTCCATTATGTTTTTCTCTGCCCCTCTATCCAGATATAACACATTGCCATTGTGTAACTCCAATCCCTCACACTGACCCTGTTGCCTCCTCTCAGTCTCCCAATATGCCTCCAGCATATGGTCCAATATAATCTGGAAGGAGTCCACACTGAATTCAAACTGTCGTCGCAGGGAATTTACGAACCTGAGTCCCACAGTCTTACCCCTGTTATTGGACAGTGAGATTTGGCTCCAGCGGTCGTGCTCATTGAAGACCTTGACCATCTTCTGTACGTAGGCCTCCTTCATGGTGAGGCAGGTGATCTTGCGTCTGTTGACCCCATGGGGAAGGAGGTCACGCAGGCTGCCCAGCACCACCTCCTTGATAACCTGGAAGTCCTCCTGTCTGGGCAGCTCCACTCCAAAGATGATGTCCAGGTCTCTGTAGCCTGTGCCGTTGTCCCTGACCATCACATAGCTGGCGGTGGAGCCATTGAGGCGGATGTCCCTGACCCtgatctccctctccaccagccGGTCCTTCACTACGTGGATGATGTCCATGGGTCTCACCTCCAGGGTGGGGAAGTTCCCTCGGCCGTGGATGGGGATCACCTCTGTCAACACCTGGTCCAGAGTCTGGACTTGCTCCAGGGTCAAGTTGTGGAATCTTCTATCCATTTGGAGCTCCATTATCTTGGGTTTACCTGCAAAAGGACACAATATTGTATTTGGAAGAACCTGGGTAATTTCATGCCACAAAATGTGTGTTCAATGGGAAAGATTCTAATGCATTTTACAACAAGTGAAGAAATActatcattcattcattcacattGAGTTCAGGGGATGTCAATGTCAATACTGAAACACAAGAGACACCAAAGGCACAGATTGCACCATTCCAAATTAAAAAAGCTGTGTTGGTACTACTAAGCATAAGATACTGCCTCAGCAGGATACAAGGCACCATCTATGGAATATGCTGTAGGATGCATCCTCCAACTCACAAATCTTGCCAGTTACTGTCACACATGTGCATTAGCCCCCCTTACACCCACATGAACACATGGGGGTGGAAGATGTCAAATGAAAAATTAATCAGGAAGGTACCCAGCTAGGAACTTCCTCTCAGAAGAGAAGTAATATGAGCAAACCTTGTCCTTGTTGTTCTAGTTTGCACAATATCCTCTGATCCAAAGGTAATAGTTTTATTTTCAACTGCTTAATTTGTGTATTTTAAACTTAGTGATAAATGAACTCATTGAATAAATAATATTGGCTGTCTATAAACAAATCAATAAGGATACGTAAACATTTGGAAATTATATCCCACAAATAAGATTAGCCTGATGTCGCCTACTTTGACACAGCTTTAACATGAACAGTGGTGGGAGGTCAACAGCTGGGGTATGTATTGGTACTTTCCCACAAGAGCCAAAAGTTTGCATGGACAGTTCTTATGGAATCCATCATGTACTAGAATAATAGTCGCATGCTGCAGAATTTTAGTCTAATGTGCAACCCCTTCTCGCCCGTGCGCCTGCTCCCACTATTTAGATAAAACTGTATGAGTCATATAGTCACTGAATAAAGCACCCCTCGCGGCGTCTTCTGGATTTTCTGCATGCGTGTAAAAAACATCGCCACTTCTCACATATTCCCATTGTTTGAGACTTATGCTATACAAATATGGTATTTCAAGAAAAGGGTCCAGTTGTTGATAATCAGAATCGATCAAGTAAAATATTGCGTAGGCTATCAATCTGTTCTCTTGAGATTTTATTTTACAGTCCTTAGACTAAGTACTCAACGACGTGATGCCGCGTATGCACAGTTTATGCAATTTACCTAAATAATATTTACAAACCCTTTATTAGCCTAGTGAACACTCACAGGACACTGAATAGACCACGCACGTAGACTACATAAACATGCTTAACATATTTTATTGAACCGAAACtaataaaatatacaaaataaaacattttggtgAGTTTAGTCTACACCTCTTCTCCCACGTCTTCACCTGATGCAATATTGTTAGGTATAATTTACACACTGGCCAACATTGTTTGCTATTGTTTAATCCATCCATGGACAATGCAAATCATTAGCCTATCAAATGTACATATTTGTTTGATCCGTTTACATTCAAATTGTATAAGCACAAACCTTATGTATTTCGAAATTATTCCTGTATCAAATGTAACATGACAATGATCATGCAATTAAATAATTGACTTTAGCCTACTCACCTAACTGCTGAATGAAATGGTAGAACTTAGCCAAACTATAGTGATAAAAACAACAATAAGTGATATCCAACAGGTTTAATTGGATCTCCGAGTCGTAGACACAATTCGTTATTATCTTGCTAAGCTGTAGGTTCGTGCGTGATCGCTGTCCAACAAGACAGTGGTGCTGAAACAAACTGAAGTTCAACCACGCACTGTTTTCTCTCAACTGGGAGCGTAATGTAGTTTCCATGGCAATCTGGCGTCACGATGTTACGGTAACTGAACGATACTCTGTATGTTCATTATGGGATTATCTATCAATCAAtctacatatacaaaagtatgtggacacccattc
Proteins encoded in this region:
- the LOC109891772 gene encoding uncharacterized protein LOC109891772 is translated as MELQMDRRFHNLTLEQVQTLDQVLTEVIPIHGRGNFPTLEVRPMDIIHVVKDRLVEREIRVRDIRLNGSTASYVMVRDNGTGYRDLDIIFGVELPRQEDFQVIKEVVLGSLRDLLPHGVNRRKITCLTMKEAYVQKMVKVFNEHDRWSQISLSNNRGKTVGLRFVNSLRRQFEFSVDSFQIILDHMLEAYWETERRQQGQCEGLELHNGNVLYLDRGAEKNIMEPQYPSVGLKEDKDNDSMMTHFTDSLCHSEEVIVQKEESSHPIDVHATGKQEEQEVLEKAELDLGSLEDEEEVEEVVVLTVDTVKIQFVQNTDYLSVISSKTMTEEMEPLVPNTSVDPQSNTEESLISESKDINPSPMLLTENSALQQEQAQLQVILQSTSQDCPAVTQNIHLEHSFLPPAKKTCDTSQQVVPDFCPSPKSPRKMSRKMSSTSSLPEKWSLLKDLSDLTTQLFEPIEIQPNPSLIDTDQGHYSSSSGSRQRNSESTKTLTDHLTPAVSSQDKNISPHNIEQIVRVKYSKKPPNSEATQESVSLQTTGDRVPESAPAAAQEPGPPETTTVFPGPSSALKDRVSITVVAECMYGDFEQAMDHLRFRLISTHNPEEIRGGGLLKYSDLLVRNFRPASETEIKSLERYMCSRFFIDFPDLSEQQRKIEAYLHCHFIGDEETGKYDFLMTLRRVIDDSTVCLMGHERRQTLNMITVLALRVLGEQNAIPNTANITCFYQPAPYMADPIFSSYYIPQAAQPPLLYHPYPLHVHMQAGLV